Proteins found in one Bacteroidales bacterium genomic segment:
- a CDS encoding outer membrane lipoprotein carrier protein LolA, which translates to MKKLMIYAAALIVTLQVNAQDNTKAKNILDGVSQQIKSYTTMNISFTFTVENTKKKTKESQTGIANIKGDKYFLEYAGQEVYSDGKTLWTFLKDVKEVHINNLEENTETILNPMKMVTEYNKNFTPKFIKEEARGSKIIQIIDLTPMKAKSYYKVRIEIDKIQKNISGAIIYDKNGMNTYTYTITKFITNQDIPDSRFTFKTVDHPGVEVIDLR; encoded by the coding sequence ATGAAAAAATTAATGATATATGCTGCAGCGCTCATAGTTACACTGCAGGTAAATGCACAGGACAACACCAAAGCCAAGAACATACTTGATGGTGTTTCGCAGCAAATAAAATCCTATACAACGATGAATATCTCTTTCACTTTTACAGTGGAGAATACCAAAAAGAAAACCAAGGAAAGCCAGACAGGTATTGCCAATATTAAAGGTGATAAATATTTTCTGGAATATGCCGGACAGGAAGTTTATTCAGACGGAAAAACCCTGTGGACATTTCTGAAAGACGTCAAAGAGGTTCATATAAATAATTTAGAAGAAAATACTGAAACCATTCTGAACCCGATGAAAATGGTTACCGAATACAACAAAAACTTTACGCCAAAATTTATAAAAGAAGAAGCACGAGGTTCCAAAATAATTCAGATTATTGACCTTACTCCCATGAAAGCGAAATCCTATTACAAGGTTCGCATTGAAATTGATAAAATCCAGAAAAACATCAGCGGTGCCATCATATACGATAAAAATGGCATGAACACTTATACATATACCATTACAAAATTTATCACCAACCAGGATATTCCCGACAGCAGGTTCACATTCAAAACTGTCGACCACCCGGGTGTGGAAGTTATAGATTTAAGGTAA